A genomic region of Marinobacter sp. NP-4(2019) contains the following coding sequences:
- a CDS encoding AraC family transcriptional regulator gives MAEKSDNGIFLLMTYQAMSRAGLDCAAIFASVGMPDEPPDQQLRRKNSPQHQFWSAAEKVSGDPDIGLRIGDLMPPFRGQVIEYLFLSSPTFGDGLERCIRYHRLLTDALQFSLRVEEDVAVLAGLEHPVRHYLECATSVILRFLRHVSEGHFQPREIWFTHQDGAAAETYERVYQCPVRLGMPEGVIRFEPDVLSRSSLTAEPELLAIHEDLANAKMADLCRRDFFYRIENELGSLLEQGTVSLDTLAMQMGMSPRSLRSELSKAGTSYKEVLAGFREKLARRLLARTQEPIDQIIYLTGFSEPAAFSRAFKRWTGETPTAYRSRKQQQNPDI, from the coding sequence ATGGCTGAGAAAAGCGATAACGGCATTTTTCTCCTGATGACCTACCAGGCGATGAGCCGGGCCGGGCTGGATTGTGCCGCTATTTTCGCCAGCGTTGGCATGCCCGACGAGCCACCTGACCAGCAGTTGCGACGGAAGAACTCGCCCCAGCATCAGTTCTGGTCCGCCGCGGAGAAGGTCAGTGGTGACCCGGACATCGGTTTGCGTATTGGCGACCTGATGCCGCCATTCCGAGGCCAGGTGATTGAATACCTGTTTCTGAGTAGCCCTACCTTTGGCGATGGACTTGAACGTTGCATTCGCTATCACCGTTTGCTGACAGATGCCTTGCAGTTCAGCCTGCGGGTGGAAGAAGATGTGGCCGTACTCGCCGGCCTGGAACACCCGGTGCGTCACTATCTGGAGTGCGCCACCAGCGTGATTCTTCGCTTCCTGCGGCATGTGTCCGAGGGGCATTTTCAGCCCCGGGAAATCTGGTTCACCCATCAGGATGGCGCTGCGGCGGAAACCTACGAGCGGGTTTACCAGTGTCCGGTGCGGCTCGGCATGCCAGAAGGCGTGATTCGCTTTGAGCCCGACGTGCTGTCCAGGAGTTCCCTGACGGCCGAACCGGAATTGCTGGCGATCCATGAGGATCTGGCGAACGCCAAAATGGCGGACCTTTGCCGCAGGGATTTCTTCTACCGGATTGAGAACGAGCTCGGCAGCTTGCTGGAGCAGGGCACCGTGTCCCTGGACACACTCGCGATGCAGATGGGCATGTCCCCCAGGAGCCTGCGTTCGGAGCTCAGTAAAGCGGGCACCAGTTACAAGGAGGTGCTGGCGGGCTTCCGGGAGAAGCTTGCCCGGCGGTTGTTGGCTCGAACACAAGAACCGATTGACCAGATTATTTACCTGACCGGGTTTTCCGAACCCGCTGCCTTCTCCCGGGCGTTCAAGCGCTGGACTGGCGAAACTCCAACGGCTTACCGATCTCGCAAGCAGCAACAGAATCCCGACATTTGA
- a CDS encoding fatty acid desaturase family protein, whose product MSQDLAVLNKQAIASAKRYMGHVSWPTVVLVAAVVVGFVLNLALFARGVIPAWVALPVLGALTYMSYTPLHEAVHGNIHGGQESLKWLNDLCGYLVAPMIAIPYASHRVEHFTHHRYTNQPDKDPDYIVSGMGKGVIPAVVTVIKFLWVQNSFFVKQHWGTASLKDRAIYCLEVLVSVGWRVAFVVAVDQPGTLSVILLGYLLGGFFTAYWFAYRPHIPYQDPKRYRNTNSLIMPTWMKPLEWFWLGQNLHSIHHLFPRVPFYRYHALHRDIEPILRAHGTPIVGIFSRQPVEAGTQRP is encoded by the coding sequence ATGTCACAGGATCTTGCTGTACTCAATAAACAGGCGATTGCATCCGCCAAACGCTATATGGGGCATGTGTCCTGGCCCACCGTCGTTCTGGTAGCCGCCGTGGTTGTCGGATTTGTGCTGAACCTGGCGCTGTTCGCTCGTGGGGTGATACCAGCCTGGGTGGCTTTGCCAGTCCTCGGGGCCCTGACCTACATGTCCTATACGCCGTTGCATGAAGCTGTACATGGTAATATCCATGGCGGGCAGGAGTCGTTGAAGTGGCTGAACGACCTCTGCGGTTACCTGGTGGCGCCCATGATCGCGATACCCTACGCATCACACCGGGTGGAACACTTTACTCATCACCGTTACACCAATCAGCCGGACAAGGACCCGGATTATATCGTCAGCGGGATGGGCAAGGGGGTGATTCCCGCTGTGGTCACGGTGATCAAATTCCTCTGGGTTCAGAACAGTTTTTTCGTCAAGCAGCACTGGGGGACGGCGTCATTGAAGGATCGCGCCATCTATTGCCTGGAGGTGCTGGTGTCTGTGGGGTGGCGAGTGGCGTTTGTGGTGGCGGTCGATCAGCCCGGGACTCTCAGCGTTATCCTGTTGGGCTACCTGCTGGGCGGTTTCTTCACCGCTTACTGGTTTGCCTATCGCCCACACATTCCCTATCAGGACCCAAAACGCTACCGCAACACGAACAGTCTGATCATGCCGACGTGGATGAAGCCGCTGGAGTGGTTCTGGCTCGGCCAGAACCTGCATTCCATCCATCATCTGTTCCCGCGCGTGCCGTTTTACCGGTATCACGCCCTGCACCGGGATATCGAACCCATACTGCGCGCCCATGGCACCCCCATCGTGGGCATCTTCAGCCGTCAACCGGTGGAGGCAGGTACTCAACGCCCCTGA
- a CDS encoding DUF2750 domain-containing protein, translating into MNNDELKRVLESDGEERYDYFLSQVLEEREIWILVNAENRFLKIVSDDGEVEHLPVWPSKAFAAEYGKDSSDLTPKSISLPDFFRKWVPGLTKDGLDIGVFPGRDKTLWITEPEELKRDLQDELSSF; encoded by the coding sequence ATGAACAATGACGAGCTAAAGAGAGTTCTCGAATCAGACGGCGAAGAACGCTACGACTACTTCCTGAGCCAGGTGCTTGAAGAGCGTGAGATCTGGATTCTGGTGAATGCAGAGAATCGCTTTCTGAAAATTGTGTCTGACGATGGCGAAGTGGAGCACCTGCCGGTCTGGCCCAGCAAGGCCTTCGCGGCAGAGTATGGTAAAGATTCCAGTGATCTCACTCCGAAAAGCATTTCCCTGCCGGATTTCTTCAGGAAATGGGTGCCGGGTTTAACAAAGGATGGCCTGGATATCGGGGTGTTTCCCGGCCGGGATAAAACCCTGTGGATAACGGAGCCGGAAGAACTGAAGCGTGACCTGCAGGATGAATTGTCGAGTTTCTGA
- a CDS encoding SDR family oxidoreductase → MPTQTIWITGASSGIGEALAVRFARDGARLVLSARRESELERVAARCREAGLEQDQVLVLPLDVTDWEGLPGTVRRVLDTFGGIDLLVNNAGVSQRSLCKDTDMSVYQTLMDVDVMGQIALTKAVLPHMLERGSGHLAVTASVAGKVGVPQRTGYCAAKHAVMGFFDALRAEVEDQGIHVSTITPGFIRTDISRNALAGDGRAFGQEDDDIAGGMDVNKCADVIFKGLTAKKREIPVGKGKEMAALWIKRISPNALFRIIKMRNGKS, encoded by the coding sequence ATGCCGACTCAAACCATCTGGATTACCGGAGCATCCTCGGGCATTGGCGAGGCGTTGGCCGTCCGCTTCGCCCGGGACGGTGCCCGCCTGGTGCTCTCTGCCCGGCGGGAAAGTGAACTGGAGCGGGTGGCCGCGCGATGCCGGGAGGCGGGTCTTGAGCAAGACCAGGTCCTGGTGTTACCGCTGGATGTGACGGACTGGGAAGGATTGCCGGGTACGGTGCGACGCGTGCTCGATACCTTTGGGGGCATTGACCTTCTGGTCAATAATGCCGGCGTGTCCCAGCGTTCGTTGTGCAAGGATACCGATATGTCGGTCTATCAGACATTGATGGATGTGGACGTGATGGGACAGATTGCGCTTACCAAAGCGGTACTGCCGCACATGCTGGAGCGTGGTAGTGGCCACCTTGCAGTGACCGCCAGTGTGGCAGGCAAGGTGGGCGTGCCTCAGCGCACGGGGTATTGCGCCGCCAAGCACGCCGTCATGGGCTTCTTTGACGCCTTGCGCGCGGAAGTGGAAGATCAGGGTATTCACGTTTCAACGATCACCCCGGGCTTTATCCGGACGGATATCTCCCGCAATGCCCTGGCCGGTGACGGCAGGGCCTTCGGTCAGGAGGATGACGATATCGCCGGTGGCATGGATGTAAACAAATGCGCCGATGTGATTTTCAAGGGGCTCACAGCGAAGAAGCGGGAAATCCCGGTCGGCAAGGGCAAAGAAATGGCTGCACTCTGGATCAAGCGGATTTCACCGAATGCGCTGTTCCGGATTATCAAGATGCGGAACGGAAAAAGTTGA